Genomic window ([Eubacterium] hominis):
TGTATCATATCTATTTTGATTGCACTGAAAACCGATTCCAGACGTATGATTCATGATTATGTAGGAAAAACCAAAATTATAAGTACGAAGGAACAGTAAAAAACTGTTTCTTTTTCTTTATCTTGTAAGAAACTGGAAAAAATCCTGTATAATAGTGGATGAAGAAAGAGGTATTGGTATGGAAAAGAAATTTTTATTTTTTGATATTGATGACACATTAACAACAGGAGGTATGGGAAGCTTTATTCCTGATTCTGCCAGAAATACATTAAAAGCTTTAAAAAAGAACGGTCATGTAGTGGCAATTGCGACTGGAAGACCATATGCGATGAGTAAGGATGTCGCAAAAGATTTAGAAATAGATTCCTTCGTTTGTAATGGTGGAAACACCGTTGTTTATGAAGGTGAAAAGATATACAATGAGCCTTTGGATCAGGCTCATGTAAAAGAGTTATTAAGAGAATGCATTGCATTTGGATTTCCTTATTGTATATCTCAGGCAGATGATTTCTTCTTCCTAACAAAAGATATGAAGGCACTGCCTAAATTAGATAATGACTTTTTAAGTCAGTTTATACAAGAAGCAGATTTTGATCCTGAACACTTAACACAGGTGAAACGTTTAATGATCTATGTAAATAAGGAAGAACAGAAAAAGTTAACTTCTTTCCCTGATTTGGTACCACAGCGATATGATGATGCCTATGTTATGATAGAACCAGATGATAAATTCAAGGGTATCAAAAAAATGATGGAAATTTTAAAAGAACCAATTGAGGATGTTGTGGTATTTGGGGATGGAGAAAATGATATCAAAATGTTTCAACAGGCACCAATATCGATAGCAGTAGGCAATGCGATTGATGAATTAAAAGCACTAGCATCTTATGTAACAGATCGAAGTGATGAGGATGGTATCCAAAAAGCATGTTTACACTTTGGCTGGATATCACCTGAAGATATATCAAAGTAGAAGCATGTTTAATTATTGCTGTATGTTTAAGTCATGATCCATATGAGTATATGATGTAAAAGAAAAGAGGAATAGCAGATGGATTTACAAAGTCACAAAGAATTTTTATGGAAGTATAAATTATCTTATGGAGAAACCAGACCAAAGAAAGATGATCCTGAAAAACAGGTATATCCATTTTTGAACAAAATTATAGAAACCGATTTTGCATCATGCGGTACTCAAGAAGTAAAAGATGCCATTGATGCATGTCAAAGTGTAGAAGAAATCTTTGATATTGTTAGTGATGAATGGAAAGATTTTTACTTTTTGGAAGTAAGTAATCACATTGATCAGGAAGAATTTTCTCGTATCTTAAAAAAATTATATGATACCGTTGGGATCACAACGCAGATTTATGAAAAAACATATGCGTTTGAGGCAGAACGTGCCACAGATGAAGTGAAACAGTATTTATATGATCAAGGGGTTTTGAATAAAGAAGCATATACAAAGTAAATAAGAAGGAGATAGAAATGGAACGATGTGTATTAATGGAAGGCGCATTAAAAGAACGCTTAAAAAGGGAGTATCAAATAGAATTCAACGAATTTGTGGATATGGGAGCTTTGATCTATGATACCAAAAGCAAACAAGCATTGAAGGTGTTATGGAATCAATA
Coding sequences:
- a CDS encoding Cof-type HAD-IIB family hydrolase, which gives rise to MEKKFLFFDIDDTLTTGGMGSFIPDSARNTLKALKKNGHVVAIATGRPYAMSKDVAKDLEIDSFVCNGGNTVVYEGEKIYNEPLDQAHVKELLRECIAFGFPYCISQADDFFFLTKDMKALPKLDNDFLSQFIQEADFDPEHLTQVKRLMIYVNKEEQKKLTSFPDLVPQRYDDAYVMIEPDDKFKGIKKMMEILKEPIEDVVVFGDGENDIKMFQQAPISIAVGNAIDELKALASYVTDRSDEDGIQKACLHFGWISPEDISK